From Equus przewalskii isolate Varuska chromosome 2, EquPr2, whole genome shotgun sequence:
TGACAGTCACGGCCACCAGCCCGTGCCAAGCACACTCCAcgccttttctcttcctcctgggagGGAGTCACCGCCACCCTGATCCACAGATGAggacaccgaggctcagagagccaAAGCTGCTTGCCCGAGACCACAGGGTGgtgagtggtggagctgggggcCCCAagtccagccctgccctcccagggccgTGCCTTCTGTGCTGCCCTGGAATCCCAGGCCCGGAGCGGGGCACGCAGGATGGGGCTGCGAGGACCACTCACCGGAACATCACGGTGTAGTAGAAATCACTGATGGCGGTCAGGCAGGCCACAGCCCCCTGAGGGGCAAAGCGGGTCTTCACGAAGGGCCGCGGGTGGAACATGCTCAGGAGCCGGTGGATGATGACCTGGGGGAGGGCAGTGGGACCCCAGGCTGGCCTGCTGGGCCCTGCTCCCCTGGGTGAGGGTCAGCTCTGAACCTGCAggcccagggacccagggagggggtgggtcCAGAGGGAGGTGGAACAGGTGGGGCAGGCCTGGCGCTGGGGGTCCAGTTCAGGTGGGGAGGGGCCATGCCTGGGCTGGGGCTCAGGGCCCCGGGGCTGCCATGGCTGCCCTCACCTCCTTGCCCTTGGGCGGTGGCGGGTAGAAGCGGTTGTTGGACAAATAGCCGGTGAAGACGCTCAGCTCACTGGGGATGATCCACCAGGGCTCGCCCAGCTCCACGTGGCCCCGAGGCGGGAGGAAGGGCTGGAAGTGGCGGGCGGCAAACACCGCACTTGGCGAGGCTGCGGTTGTCCAGTTGCGGAGGCCAGACAGGGCCAGGCGGGAGACCTGAGGCAGGGAAGGCCGAAGCGTGAGGCACTGGGAACCGTGATTTTGGGGTCCCCTGTGTCGTGCGTGGGTGGAGGTCTCCCTCGAGCCCTGGGCCAGCCCACAAGCCAAAGGAACAGAGGCACCAGGGGAGGCTCCTGCCCTGGTGACCCCGCAGGCCTGGCACTGTTCTGCCAGAGCCGAGGCTCATCTCACCCTCCCCAACCCCCGGCCCAAGAAACAACGTCCCTGCGGCCAACtcaggcccagcccaggccagagCAGGCCTCACACAGTCCCGCCTCAGTGCTCTGCACAGCCAGCATAGCAACCGGGTgccacagccctgccctgggcttcctCGCCCCCTCCACCCGCCTTGCTTTCCGCTCCCCAACACCCCCACCAAGTCTCCTCCTGGTGCTAATGTCCCACTGATGAGTCAAAGTTTGGCTCTGGAGCTAAGTCAGAGGAGGGAGACCATAGCCACCTTTTGGGTGAAATCTCCAGGGTCAAGAGCAGGATGAGaccagagagaaggggagggaaggcgCCCCCCACAGAGAGCGCCCTGCCTAAGCACAGCCTGCGCCACACTGACTGCGCGCCCCGGCCCACGGCCTGCCCTAAGCTGTTTCCTCAGTAATGCCCCTCACTTCTGTCTGATGAGCTGACGGGCCTGTCTGCACGTCTGCCTGGGGCACAGAGGTGGGACCCTGAGCTAGCAGCTCCCTGGCATGCTCCACCTTCAGCAGCTGTCCCCTGCCCTTCTGGGCCGCAGGCAGCAGTCCTGTCCACTGAGGCATCAGCCACAGGAGGGTGAGTGCCTGGCAGCCCCGGGGAGCTCAGCCCCCAGGGAGCTGCCCCAGTCTTTGATAGCAGTAGGTTcccccccttccccacctccacgTGGGGCCCCAGGCtcagtggggaggggggtggcagGAGAGAGGCGCCAGCTCCCACCAGGAGGGATTTAACAGGCCGGCTCTCAAAGCAGGGCTGGCTATGAGGGCCGGGTGGAGCCCCTGCTGCTGGGGCCTGCTCACAGGCTGGGGAGCTGCCTGCTGCGGGGACCTGCACTCTGTGGGGCTCGGCTAGGGAGGCCAGGGCGGGGGGTGCTGCTCCTGACCCATCTCCCCTCTCAGGGAGGGTGTGCCCCCAGCACCTGCCCCACATTGTTCTCGCTGCTCTGCAGGGCACTCATCTGCTCCAACAGCTTCAACCACCACACCAGGCCCATTGCTGCCAAACCCATCTCCATCCAGATCTTTCTGTGGAAGGTCAAACTTGTGTTTTGAACCACTTACTGGACTCTCCTCCTGCACAGCCCCCAGGCACCTCAACTTCAACAGTTCAAGCTGGCCTCATGCCTTCTCCACCAGACCCACTACCTTTCTCTCATCCCCATTGGAGCAAACGGCCCACCAGGCACCTGGTCACCAGCCAGAAGCCTGGGTCACCCCAACTCCTCTGCCACTGCTTTCCATTGCAGCCACgtcctgcctttcttcctttcccgCATCCTCCAGGCTGTCCTTCATCCCCGTCACCACTGACCCCCaccacctgcctccctcctgggaaCTGGTCTTTTGCCTCCCATTTCTCCCCAGCTGCCAGCTTGGAAACAGGCTGAGGAGGGAACTCTCCTATTTCAACATCTGTGACGGTAATTTGCTGCTGCAGAATGAAGGCCGAAGTCAGGCAACAGAAGCCCTTTGCGTTCAGACAACTTCCCTGCCAGCCCCACTGACCGAGACGCCCTGGACATGTGTCCCACGTGCCCTGGGTTCAGCCACATCAGCTCCCTGCCCTCGGTTGACCGGCCTGGCCCTTTCTGCCTCAGGCCTTTGTTTATATGAAGTGACAGTTCAACTGAGACATAAGAGCTGAGTAGGtgtgggctgggcagggagaaAACGTCATTCCTAGCCGAGGGAGCAGCATCTGAGAAAGCTCACAGTTGGAAGACAGCCTGGATGTCTGAAGAGGCTGGAATAGAGAAAgcggagaggagaggatgggagaGGCAGGCCAGGCCTGGGATGCCTGGGTCCCAGGATGGGCTGGAGGCCTCGTCCACAGGGCctcgggtgggggtggggctcgTCAGCACAGCATTTGTCAGGTGCCCTCCCCACTCCATGTCCCCTGCCAGGGGCCCAATCTCAGATGGTCCAGTTCATTGGAGTTCAACAGAGCAGCTGTCAGGTGCCAGGCATCgtgctgggggcctggggatGCACAGATGTGGGGGACACAGGCCTTGCCCTCAAGATACCCACAGCCTGGGGGGAGAAGACTGACTTGCTGAAAGTGGCGACTGTAGGAACGGCAGCTGCATCAACACATCTCTggtgcacttgctgttccctccagCAGGACCCGTCCTGGTCCTGCCGCTGCCCTCACCTGCCCAggccttcctcccctacaatctTCGTCAGCCGGCACTCCCTCCAGGAAGCCAGCCCAGATCCCCCGCCCAGTCTGGAGGCTCAGGCCTCTCTCTGCTGCTTCCCGTCCCAGACTGTGGGCCTGGACAGCCGGGGCAGCACCGCCCCCACTTCTGCACCCCCGAGGCCCGCACGGAGGACAGCTGACACAGGGAGGGGGGACGGAAAGGAGGAAACTGGAACTGAGCACAGACCCCTTCTTAGGAGGCGAGTGCACACACATGATCCTCCCATGTGCAGACCTGTGTGTGGGGGACCCCCGCCCCCAACTCACCCCCAGGAAGCCATCTTTGCTCTTGGTCATGGACTCCGGGAGCAGAGGCTGGAATCGGGCTTCTATGGTGAGCGTCTCCTCACTGGGGTCAGGCGGCAGCTCCTCCTCCTCGTAGCTGGCCGCAGGAGTTGACCCTGTGAGACAGGGATTGCTGGagagggccctgccctcaggcaTCCACACTGGCCATGACTAAGGGAGTAAGGTTTGGAGCCAGGGGTAACAGTTAACAACCACCAAAGTAACAACCAATGTGTATCCCATTTTAgtttcacagcagccctgtgaggtagataaTAACATTATCACcaacttcattttacaaatgagaaagtgaaggctcagaggggtgaattcactttcccaaggtcacacagctaagtaatgggagtcaggattcaaagccaggcctGTCTTACTCTAAACCCATGATCAACCTTCTTCTGGGGGAGTTAAGATCTCAGAGCTCCAGTCTCTTCACAGGCTTAGGAACCAGatgatctgggttcaaatcctagcccCACCTTTTGCCAGCTGTGTGATGGTTGGCCAGTGgcttgttatgaggattaactgAGCTAATCTGTGTCATGTTAGCACCAGGCCTGGTACAGAGCAAACCCATAATAAACTTTAGCTGTATTACTACTACAGAGGTTTCAGGGTCGGGGGTCCATGGAGCTGGGGCTCAAACCTAATTCTTCTGACTCCAACCTGTGCTCTTTTCAGCAGGCCAGGCTGGCCGCAGAAAGGCCATTCTCACTGTTCCCTTCCCTTTGTTCTCCACATGGAGTCCGAGATGCACTCGGTGCTGGGCCCACCAAAGGCAGCATCTGCGCGGGGATCTGCCAGGCCCGGCAGCTGGGATCCCCAGCAGCAAGGAGAGAAGCTACTTTCCGGGGCTTGGAGAGAACGCACTGGGCCGGGCATCGTGGGCCCAGCTCCAGCCTGAGGTCAGCTCTGTTTCCCGGACCGTTTGGGGCAAACCCCTCAGCCTCTCTGGTTTTCCTCCACGAGAAATGAAGACCATGCTGGCATGAACGTCCCCGTCATGGGGGTCTTGTGGAGAAACAAACGCTGCTCCGAGAGGCACTGGGTCAGGGACTCAGAGCAATGGATGAAAGCAGGAAACAGAACCAGGCGATCTTTTGTGTCACAGAAAGAGCCCTGGCTCTGGAGTGCGGAGGCCTGCTTCTCCCTGGTTCTCTGGGTGGCCTTGTGTCCCCATCATTataaggaggggctggcctggcagtggCTGACCTTGATTTCTCAGATCTCTTCCTGCTCAGAGATCTGCCGAGTCTAATCTTTCAAGTGTGGAGGGAATCATGAAGCTTGAAGGGAGAAATGAAGCCTATTTCAAAAGGGGTGACTAACAGAAGTGGGGCCCACGACACCAGTAACGGAGTAAAGCAGGGCGGAGTCTTGTCAGGTCCACCCTCCCAGGGCAGGCTGGTGGTACAGAGACCACATGTGGCACTGGCTGACAGCCTGACTGACGCAAGGGGTGCATTCGAAGCAGTTTTCAACCAGCAaccatcagaatcacccaggacTCTCCCCAGAATCTCCTACTGAGTCGGAATCGTAAGGGGCTAGAGTCAGGAAACTCTCCTTCCAGCGAGCCCTCCCAGCGGCTCTGGCTGAAAGCCCTGTTCTAAAGAATCACTGTGATTCTGCGTCTGTAGTCAACGCAGTGAGGCCCTCACGGTCTGGAAGCCTCTCAGAACGGAACAGGGCTGTGCAGGGTTATTAGTCTGCCTGGCATGTTCAATTATTTTACTGCTAGTCACAGATAGTTATTCATAATAATGCTCAGCATTTTATGGccctttgattttttcataaaaagttttatttcttgccttaTAACATTTGCTCGTTATAGacaattttcaaaagttttaaggtatgaagcagaaaattaaacacactcATAAGTGCCAACTAGAGAGACTGTTTGCCTCTATGTCCTGCTTAGATCTGGTGTTTCTGGTTTTGCCTGGTCCAGTTCTGCACTCACGGTGGCCTTGGAGGTCGTGGAGGGAGGGGTTATTTTCCCCTGATGGAGAAAAGGGTttatgtgaaaaaattaaaagcagctcCAAGCCCAGCAAGCTTGGCCAATGCGTCATTATGAGGGAATTCTCGCtctccagccataaaaaaggacaaggaGGCGGCTTCGTGGATGCTCGGAGAAGCCTGTGCAGAGGTCAAAGCAAGCCCACATGGGGCTGACCTGTTTACCGGCCATCTGCTTTCACCACAGAACTGACTGCCCCTGAGAGACGCTGACACATGTCTGTGCCAGCAAATTAGTATTTGTTATCTGACTCTCCTCTGACAGGGACCACAGGTCACTGGGCGAGCAAGTGGCCGACCTCCCTAACCCATCCCAGGACACAGGAAGCCCATCACAGAACGTTGGTGCTTACTCACCCGAGAGCAGCTAGCATCTCTTCTCACCTTTTCCATCAACTGACCTACTTACACCAGGCACTTTGGGTGACAAATAGGTGCCCAAAATCGTAGTTCAAGAAACGTCACAAGAAATGAACGCAGAGGTTGCGGTAGTGGTGAGAGAAGCATTTTGTAACCCATTAGTTGTTTCAGCCCCccatctttacaaaaaaaaaaatcactgattaCAACTAGGCAAAAAAGGATCGCAAGAACGAGCCAGGACGCTGACAGCAGCTGAGCGAGTTTACACTCCGTGAGGACAGTCACGGCTCCCATCGACTGAACATCTACTGCACATCCGTCACTCTGCAGACTTTCTCTCTAATTCTCAACCCTGTGAgctggcccagggcagccccggttcaaatcctggctctgcaccTCCCTAGCCTGGGCACGTGGTGAGCCCCCTGTGCCTGTCTCCCAAACGATAACCATGAGCAGCATGACAGGGTCCATCTCACAGgcgctgtgaggattaaagagacAACTTACACGAAGCGCTTAAAGTGAGGTCTGGCCCAGAGGAAGTGGCCAGGGAACATTAACTGGGGTTACTCACTCGTGAGGAGAACAGGCTGGGGGGTGGGAATGCGCGCTGAAGCCGCTCACCCAAACCACCAGCTAGAAAGTGTCAGAGCTGCGGGCAGGACCCCAGGGCTGCCAGGACCCACAGTCTTCCTCAACTCCAGAGGCCCTCCTGCTTAGAGCAGACGCAGAGCAAGGAGCGCAGTGcctgggctccctcctccccagtcccCAGCCTCTCCTGGTACCTGTCAGCTTCTCCGCGATGGGCTTGAACTCCTCTGGACTGATGTACATATCCCGGTCAGTGtccaaggaggaaaagagaaagaggcctTCTGTCCCCAGGGCCTTCAGTGCTGACTCCTGCTTGGGAGGAAGGGGCGGGGCTGAGCACCCGCTGGACACCCCACTGTTATCCCaaacgggggtgggggtgggggcgggggcggggggaaaGGGACGGGGACGGGACAGCTCCCACCACCATCGTCCTGAGTTCTCTCAACACCTCCCAGTCTATCTGTCCAAATGTCACCTCCACACCGCCCCAGAGCCCCAGTCCCCTTCCCTGGTTCCTGCTTCACTCCTGGCCTTCACCCACTGTCCACTCTCTAAGCTCCCCCACCCTAAGTCTGTCCCCCACAGGCCCTCCTATCTGGCCCCagctccatttcttctttctcccattctcctcccctgtccccctccccactgtcccagcgctccccagccccacttccAGATTCTCCGGTCCCAGCTTCACGGCGGACCTTGTCTGCTGTCCACTGTCCCAGTCGCCCCTCTAGACTGTCCCCCTCCAGTATgtcccagcccctgcctcactGACCCGTCCTTTCACTTCCCCCCATTGGTCCTTCCAAGTCTGCCCGACCCCCGGAACCCCCGTTCCCTCCAGCTTCCAAGCCGCCCTCCCGGGCGCACCGTCCCCCTCCAGCCACGAGCGGACCTTCCCTTCCCGAGCGCGTCCCCCCGCCCCGCACCCCGGTCCAGTCCCCGCGTGTCCCGGGCCCGCGCCGCCCCCCCGGACCTGCCGTGCGGCCGCCTGGGCCTCGGCGAGGCGGGCGTaggcccgggcggcggcggcggccgcggcggcggcgagcAGGGCTCCAAGCAGCGCCAGGGCGCGAGCGCGGCggcgcgggggcgcgggcggcgcggcggggccggggccggggccggggccggggcggggaggCCCGCGCTCGCCCGGCCGGGCCCGGCCCATGGCGGCGGTTCGGCGGTGGCTCCGGGGCGGCCGGGGACGCGGGGCgtcgggcggcgggcggcggggcgggctctgggcggggcggggggcgggccggAGGGCCCCGGGGGGCGGGCTCGGGGCGGGGCGGAGGGCTCGGGGCGGCCTGCGGAGAGCGGGGGGCGGGCCGGAGGTCCCCGGGGGGCGGGCTCTGGACAGGCCGGGGCGGGTGGGGAGGGCCGGGGGAGGGCCGGCCGCCTGCGCAGGGGGTCCACGCCCGCGGGGTCGGGCGCAGTGTCCGGCGCGCGGCGACGTGGTGGGCAGAGCTGAGCCGGCCCGTGAAGGGAGCCCGGGCCGCCTGCCTccctggccccggccccggcACTCCTGCCAGCTCGGCGCCGGCTTCCTGCACTTCAGCTTCCCCCAAACGCAGCTGAGCCTCCGCGCCCCCTCCCGCCCGGCCGAGCCGGGGAGCACTTCCAGGCCGAGACGCGCCCGAAGAAGGGGCTGcggcggagggggcgggggagccGCACACCCTGAGCTCTGCTGGGGAGGAGGCCCAGTGGGCCACCAGGCCTCGTGTCCACCTCGGTTGGCAGCTGtgaggaggccagaggagggcACTGCTGGTCCCCCAGCAGCCGATGGgcaccccaccctccacccttaTCCCACCTGCTTTCGAAAATGTCTTCAGtcatctagaaaaagaaaaattacagagaaaGTCCGACTCCTGTTGTCTTCCTCATCCAGCTGGAAGGCCACCTCCGCAGATTCGTCAGGGAGGGGGCACGACCTGTTCAAGGCCACACACGGGTGGCGCAGCCCTGATGCCTTCACCTCCCTCGGCCAAAATGTCCTCTCCTGTAAGTGGGAGTGAGGAGGCCCTCCCTGCGGGCTGTGGCGGGGGGCAGCTCGGGCTGGCGCAGACAGGGGGGCTGTGGCTTACTGGCCGCCCTCTTCTCTGGACCTGGCACAGCCACAGGAGTGATGTCCAGAGAACAGCCGTTGGCATGCTTGGGGGAGGACCTGGATTTGAGGAAATACCTTCCCGTCTGTCGAGCCCTCAGGACCCTTAGTTTCACTGCGGCTCTCTCTGTCCTATCGAGACCCCAGGAGCCGGGGGATGGCTCCGTCCACACTTTCCCAGGAGAGGGCAGCAGCTCCCAAGCCTCTGGACAAGAACTCTGAGCTCTGAGACGCAGCAACACCCGCCCAGGACGTCACTGCCACCCCTGTGCTTGTGCCCCTTTCAGGATATTGGGGGgttctgagcacctactatgtgctgggcttGGTGTTGGGTGCTTCTCGTGATCCATTTTGTTCTCAAGCCACCCAGTGAAGTGAGGATTGTTTGCcttgtttttaaatgaaggagTCTGAGCTCTGGCACGCAGATCTCCGTGAGTCCAAATCTCGTGGGCGCTGCCTCCCAGTGGGTGACGGACCAGCCGACCAAGTCGGGGCGGGGGCTTGCCTCTACCACCACTTCTGTCCCTCATGGGTGACCAGCCATGACAACGCCATGTGGCTGGGACCCTGTCTTCCCAGCACCCACGCCAGACCTGCATGTGGTGGGCACCCCAGTGTCTTTTGGATGAATGACTCCCAGAGACCAAGAGCCATGGGCCTTGGACCCATCCCTGGCCCAGCGCTCTggccccacctcctcagagaCCCACTGAGGGCCCGACATCTGGTGTTGGCTTCCGAAGGCTTCCAACTGTGCCACTTCCAACTCATTACCGCTAATGTTTGGGGACACCCTGCATACGACAGATGCTATTAGAAACCCAGATTCCGTTCTATCAGGAAGCAATGCTAAGAGAGCACAGAGCAGGTTAGGGAGGGGAAGATTGATGAGCCAAGGCCCCTGGAAGATGAATGAGGGACGTTCTCCTTgccagattatttttatttattacactTGCTTTTTGTTAAAGACACAGACACCCCGATCTCTGCAGCCCAGCGCTGGAGGGATGGGCGTGTCTCTCAAAGCTCAGAAGGGTGTGGGGGGCCGGGTTGGGGCGGGGGTCCGGTGGGTTTACAAGGCGTGACTCAGGTCAGCAAGCCTCTGGAAAGAGGATCAATCTCGGGACCCAGCTGTGGGGAGACGTCAGCTCCATGCCTTGGCAGTGGAGCAGGGCTGGGTGTCCACCTGGTGGGCGCCCTTCCCAATGGGGCTTGCCCCTAAACCAAGGAGTTGGGCAGGGCCGAGCCTTGAGAGATTGGCCAGCGCGGCAGTTCTGGCCTGGGGTAGCCCTGCAGGAGCTCCTTGGCACCTTGTTTCTGGCCCTGAGAGGGCAAGGGTGGTATTTGGGAGCAGTAGCAAATGTACCGAGAGGCGTGATGGCTGCGTCCTTGAGGAGCCCGCCGTTAGCAGGGAcgtcattcattcacccattcagcAGATGGTTCTGGACGGTCTCCTATGCTCTGTTCTGGGCGCTGGCGATCCATCAAAGAAGAAAACGGAGTCTCTGCCTTCTAGACAAGTCAGTGGACACCGTGACCCCAGAGGGAAGTGCTGTGAGAGAGGGATGTGCACAGAGGAGTGTCCCCCTGACCGTCAGGAGGCGTCAGAAGAGGCTTCTCAGAGGGCAAGTCCAGCGGGGCCTGAGCTCAGGAGGTTACCAGTCAGAGCGCGGGGAGGAGCATTCCGGGGCATGGGCCCGGCCGTGGCACTGTGAGGACATCGTCCAGTGGATTTGAGCTGAGGGACTgcgggggcaggggaagggagaggaggcaggaaagacAGGCTGGGCCCCGCCCACTTGTGAAAAGCTTGGACTTCATCCTGGAGACAAAGGAGTCAAGTCGCAGAGTCGTCAGAAGAGAGGGACTTTCCGCCCTGAGGCCCGGTTCAGACTGCCCAGGGAgggtccctccctcccactctgtccctgcctctgccctgaggCGGGGGGCTCTGGCTCCACATCCCAGGCGTTGGTGCAGATGCTGCCACTCCATCCACCCTCtggaagaggaggcagggcctggcccGGCTGCAGCCACGTTGGCAGGGTCACTGCCCCAGTCCCTGGCCTGTCGCTCTGGCTCACCCCCACCCGCTCACTGCCCGTCCTctagcctcctcctcttctgcttcccGGTTCCCTGGGTGAACTCTTCCGGGTCAGGCTTCTCTCCGCAGGCCTCTGCTGCTCCCCAGGGAGGAAGACCAGGTTAGTGTTTTCCTCTCCAGCTCCACCCAGATCATAAGGCGGAGGCAGGGAAAGGGGGCTGAGAGCCATTTGGCTGTGCCTTTTTGTGTTTCTCCTCTATCGTTTGGGACCCTAGAGAGGCAGAGGGGTTATTTACTCCCAAACCAACCCCTAACATCTTGGCAGCCAATAATAGGAGCAGCATTTGGGAGCAAAATGTCACTGGGGACAACTGAGGCTTCTGGTGCCACTGCAGGAGTGGCTTTACATGCCTGGATCCATAGGCCTCTCAACAAACTAAGTTCCTACTATGTACTGGGAACTATTCCAGGCCCAATGACACAGCagggaagaagacagacaaggTGCTTCCTCTCTGGAGCTCAATATTCTAGTAGGAGGAGAGGGGTGATAAACACACAAAGCAGACAATTTCGGGTAATGCTAAGCATGAAGGGGTAACACAAGGTGGTACAGAGTGACTCAGGCAGGGAGTAGCAACTTCAGTAGGAGGTAACGTTTACACGGCAAGCTGAATGGAAAGAATAAGCCAGTTATGTGAAGAATTGAGGAAAGGGCATCCTAGGCAGTgggaagaagaaacagcaagtacaaaggtccTGGGGTGGAAACAAGCTTGATATGTTCAAGAAACATGGAGAAGGCAGAGTAAGCTGTGCGGAGAGGAACAGCAGAAAATGTTGGTGACAGAGGCTGGGGCCATGTCATCAAGAATCTTGCAGGCCATGGCAACAAATTTCATTTAGATATGATGGGAAACTG
This genomic window contains:
- the SELENON gene encoding selenoprotein N isoform X4, producing the protein MGRARPGERGPPRPGPGPGPGPAAPPAPPRRRARALALLGALLAAAAAAAAARAYARLAEAQAAARQESALKALGTEGLFLFSSLDTDRDMYISPEEFKPIAEKLTGSTPAASYEEEELPPDPSEETLTIEARFQPLLPESMTKSKDGFLGVSRLALSGLRNWTTAASPSAVFAARHFQPFLPPRGHVELGEPWWIIPSELSVFTGYLSNNRFYPPPPKGKEVIIHRLLSMFHPRPFVKTRFAPQGAVACLTAISDFYYTVMFRIHAEFQLSEPPDFPFWFSPGQFTGHIILSKDATHVRDFRLFVPNHRSLNVDMEWLYGASESSNMEVDIGYIPQMELEALGPSVPSVILDEDGNLIDSRLPSGEPLQFVFEEIKWQQELSWEEAARRLEVAMYPFKKVTYLPFTEAFDQAKAKNKLVHSILLWGALDDQSCUGSGRTLRETVLESSPILALLNESFISTWSLVKELEDLQSVPTCPQRTTRTTRPTRSWLTCTWRSTASPWR